One genomic window of Psychrobacillus sp. INOP01 includes the following:
- a CDS encoding AAA family ATPase, producing MFLNRVTLFKEPQLESHYPFTIPTISNFRELELTSPVTFFVGENGTGKSTLLEGIADKCEFNTAGGSRNNLYDVDAAESALGKYLRLSWMPKVMNGFFLRAESFYQFASHIDEQERENPNRGVLDSYGGKSLHEQSHGESFLSLFLNRFNGQAIYLLDEPEAALSPQRQLAFLRIMHDLIKEQNCQFIIATHSPIILGYPEATILSFDEGEIEEIDYEMTGHYQITKYFLDNREKFLEEIFEGE from the coding sequence AGAGCCACAATTGGAAAGTCATTATCCATTCACGATTCCAACAATTAGTAACTTTAGAGAGCTAGAGCTAACCTCTCCTGTAACTTTTTTTGTAGGAGAGAATGGGACTGGGAAATCGACTTTATTAGAAGGAATTGCAGATAAATGTGAATTTAATACAGCAGGTGGAAGTCGGAATAATTTATATGATGTGGATGCTGCAGAAAGTGCATTGGGGAAATATCTAAGACTTTCCTGGATGCCAAAAGTAATGAATGGTTTCTTTTTACGGGCAGAATCCTTTTATCAATTTGCTTCACATATTGATGAACAGGAAAGAGAAAATCCTAACCGAGGTGTACTAGATAGTTATGGTGGAAAATCCCTTCACGAGCAATCACACGGAGAGTCTTTTCTATCTTTGTTTCTAAATCGTTTTAATGGACAGGCTATTTATCTTTTAGATGAGCCGGAAGCAGCATTATCACCACAGAGACAATTGGCATTTTTACGAATCATGCATGATTTGATCAAGGAACAGAATTGCCAATTTATCATTGCGACACACTCTCCCATAATTTTAGGGTACCCAGAAGCGACCATCCTAAGTTTTGATGAAGGAGAGATTGAGGAAATCGACTATGAAATGACAGGGCATTATCAAATTACAAAATATTTTTTAGACAATCGGGAAAAATTTTTAGAAGAGATATTTGAAGGTGAGTAA